GCGCCTCTCGACGCCGCCGCCCTGCCCGCCTCGCAGGTGCTCGATGCCTGCGTCCGTCGCCTTGGCGTAACACCGGCGCCGCTCACGCTGCTGCCGCTGGAGGATGCCCTGGGTCTCGAGGAGCAGGCCAACCTGCCGGGCACCCTCGACGAGCATCCCAACTGGCGGCGGCGCCTGCCGGACGACGCCGATCGCCTGCTCGCCTCGCCGGAGACGAGGGAGCGCCTGAAGGTACTGGACGAGGCGCGCCGACAAGCCGCCCACGACATCCAGGAAGGGGGGCACGATGAGTGAGATTCGCGCTACCGTACGCCTGCAGTTCCATCGTGGCTTCACCCTCGACGATGCCGCCGAGTGGGTGGGCTACTACGCCAGGCTCGGCATCAGCCATGTCTATGCCTCGCCGCTGCAGATGTCACGCGTGGGCTCGCCCCATGGCTACGACGGCACCGACCCCACCCGCATCGACCCCGAGCTCGGCGGCGAAGCGGCGCTGGAACGGTTGGTGGCACGGCTGCGCGAGCATGGTATGGGATTGATCCTCGACATCGTGCCCAACCACGTGGCGGTGGGCGGCTCGCAGAACCCCTGGTGGCAGGACGTGCTGGCCTGGGGCCGGGCGAGTCCCTATGCCGGTTTCTTCGATATCGACTGGCACTCGCCCGACCCGCTGCTCGCCGGCAAGCTGCTGCTGCCTTTCCTCGGCACGCCCTACGCCGACGCCCTGCACGGCGGCGACCTGGTGCTGCGCCACGAGCCCGAAGCGATGGATTTCCATATCGCTTACCACGAGCATCGTTTCCCCCTCGACCCGCGCCGCTATGGTGACATCCTGCGCCTGGCCGAGCACACGGCGCTGTGGGACCTGGCGCCGCGCTTCGATGCCCTGCAGCGGCGCGAGGACGCCTACACCGCCGTGGCCGAGTGCCGCCACGCACTGCGCCAGGCACTGGCGGACCCGGCCGCCGGACAGGCGCTGGCTCGAGCCCTGGCGCTGTTCGACGGCGCCACCCGCGGCGGCGCCATCCGCCTGCACGACCTGCTGGAACAGCAGGCCTACCGCCTGGCCTGGTGGCGCACCGGGGCCGACGAGATCAACTGGCGGCGCTTCTTCGACATCACCGAGCTCGGCGGGCTGCGCATCGAACGACCCGAGGTGTTCGAGGCCGTGCACGCCCTGCCCCTGCGCCTGGTGGAGCAGGGCTGGGTCGATGGCCTGCGCGTGGACCACGTCGACGGCCTGGCCGATCCGCGCGGCTACTGCCGCCGCCTGCGGGCCCGTCTGGGCGAGTGCCAGAAGCGGCGGCCGCCGCAAGCGGTGCGCCACGTGGCGATCTATGTCGAGAAGATCCTCGCCGCCGACGAGACCCTGCACCGCGACTGGGGCGTCGACGGCACCACCGGCTACGAGCTGATGAACGCCATCTCCGCCCTGCAGCACGACCCGGCCGGCGCCGAGCCGCTGCGCGGCCTATGGCGCGACGTCAGCGGCCGGGAACCGGACTTCCCCGCCGAGGTGCGCCTGGCCCGTCGCGAGGTACTCACGACCCTGCTGACCAGCGAGTTCGAGGCCTGCGCGCGTGCCCTGCATGCGGTGGCCCGCCACGCCCTGGCCACCCGGGACATCACCCTGGCGGCAGTGCGCCGGGCGCTGACGGCGCTGGTCGTGCACTTTCCGGTCTATCGCACCTACGCCGACGACGGCGGCCGCCCCGAACTCGACGCGCCCTTCTTCGACCAGGCCATGGCCGGCGCTCGCGGCGAGCTGAGCCCGCCCGATGCCGAGGTGCTGGCGTGGCTGGAACGCTGGCTGGGCGGCGAGGCACCCGCCGACGCCGGGGACGCCGAGGAGCGCTGGTTGCGCCAGCGCGCCATCGTGCGCTTCCAGCAGCTCACCTCGCCGGTGGCCGCCAAGGCCGTGGAAGACACCGCCGGCTATCGCAGCGCGGCGCTGATCTCGCGCAACGACGTCGGCTTCGACGGCGAGCACTTCAGTCACTCGCCGCGCTGGTTCCACGACGCCAACGCCTGGCGCGCGCGCCACTTTCCCCACGGCCT
This portion of the Billgrantia sulfidoxydans genome encodes:
- the treY gene encoding malto-oligosyltrehalose synthase, which codes for MSEIRATVRLQFHRGFTLDDAAEWVGYYARLGISHVYASPLQMSRVGSPHGYDGTDPTRIDPELGGEAALERLVARLREHGMGLILDIVPNHVAVGGSQNPWWQDVLAWGRASPYAGFFDIDWHSPDPLLAGKLLLPFLGTPYADALHGGDLVLRHEPEAMDFHIAYHEHRFPLDPRRYGDILRLAEHTALWDLAPRFDALQRREDAYTAVAECRHALRQALADPAAGQALARALALFDGATRGGAIRLHDLLEQQAYRLAWWRTGADEINWRRFFDITELGGLRIERPEVFEAVHALPLRLVEQGWVDGLRVDHVDGLADPRGYCRRLRARLGECQKRRPPQAVRHVAIYVEKILAADETLHRDWGVDGTTGYELMNAISALQHDPAGAEPLRGLWRDVSGREPDFPAEVRLARREVLTTLLTSEFEACARALHAVARHALATRDITLAAVRRALTALVVHFPVYRTYADDGGRPELDAPFFDQAMAGARGELSPPDAEVLAWLERWLGGEAPADAGDAEERWLRQRAIVRFQQLTSPVAAKAVEDTAGYRSAALISRNDVGFDGEHFSHSPRWFHDANAWRARHFPHGLVATATHDHKRGEDVRARLAALSENAGGFATRVERWRDLAAPLRQALPDGSAPSPGDELILYQVLLGAWPPTLERHDTEAMRRFAERLAQWQQKALREAKLRTHWLWPDEAYESACRAYLEGLLASPALCRELEAAARELDLPGALNGLVQTALRLTVPGVPDLYQGGEFWDHSLVDPDNRRPVDHAARQAAQDRHLAPVTALESWQDGGVKQALIARLLALRHDWPELFRHGGYRELESAGDHGERLVGFLREHDGRQLLVAVPRLTAALLAGAERPQVSPSRWGDTRLRLPDRRDGAWQCALTGTTLRVTKEQVAAGELLSAFPVGIYLRDTQSQ